AATCGTAAAATACGATCAGCCATCAGAACAATTTTGTCAATACGAACAATGCGATCCAGTGTGGCTTCGCTTGACTGCTTGCGCTTTCTCATGAAAATGAATAATTGTCGGATTGACATTACCTCATGGAATTACCGGCGGACCGGCAGCGAAGCCGAACCGTTTGATGAGCCGGTCTCGGCGCTTTTCGGCTCCGACCGAATTTGACTTGTGAAACCGACGCGAATTAGCCGGGGTGCGGATATGCTGAATTTCTATTTCAAAGGTATCGTTGTTGGATTGTCAATTGCCCTTCCTGTAGGTCCTATTGCGCTCCTTTGTATTAAACGAACCCTTAACAGAGGCTTCAAATCAGGGTTCAGTTCCGGTCTTGGAGCTGCAGCCGCGGACGCTATATATGGAGCCACGGCAGCCTTCGGGATGACTGTGGTAACCCATTTTTTACTCTTGCACAGTGAGTTACTGAGACTTCTCGGCGGATTAATTCTGTGTTATGCAGGTTACACAATATTCTTTTCCACACCACGAGAAGACGGACCCGATACACAGAATGACGGACTGTTTCGGGATTTTGTTTCCACATTGGCTCTGACGCTGACCAACCCTCTTACCATCATAATGTTTGCCGCGATTTTTGCGGCAGCAGGATTGAGTACCAGTGAAGGGAAGCTTGTTTCTTCGAGCCTCATGGTGTGCGGAATATTTTCGGGATCCACATTGTGGTGGCTGA
The sequence above is a segment of the Desulfomonile tiedjei DSM 6799 genome. Coding sequences within it:
- a CDS encoding LysE family translocator: MLNFYFKGIVVGLSIALPVGPIALLCIKRTLNRGFKSGFSSGLGAAAADAIYGATAAFGMTVVTHFLLLHSELLRLLGGLILCYAGYTIFFSTPREDGPDTQNDGLFRDFVSTLALTLTNPLTIIMFAAIFAAAGLSTSEGKLVSSSLMVCGIFSGSTLWWLILSAVTSVFHKRIPARGLKLINKSAGFLIAAFGFFVLASLVISKTATLGQ